The Halobacterium hubeiense genome contains the following window.
GAGGTCGTCGCCGTCCACGAGGTCCGGGCGCACCCAGCGGTTCGCGGCGGCGTGCTCGGCGAGGCTCGCGAGCGCGTCCAGTTCCGCGAGCGCGCGGCCGACGCGCTGGAGGGCTTCCGCGCGCTCGCCGACCCACTCGCGGAGGTCGTCGAACAGTTCGTACTCCAAGTCGCCGCGCTCCTCCTCGACGCGCAGAATCCGACGCTCGCGCTCCTCTAACTCCTCGGTGGTGTACCGTGTGGAGTTCTTCAGCGACTTCACCTCCCGATACTCGTCGGGCACCGCGTCGGTCTCTGACTTCCCGACCTGTACGTAGTAGCCGTCGGTCTTGTTCCGGTCGACCTGCAGGTGCGTGATGCCGAGTCGGTCCTTCTCGCGGGACGCCAGCCCGTCCAGCCACTCCTCGTGCTCGCGGGCTTCTCGGAGCAGTTCGTCCAGTTCGTCGTCGTAGCCCTCGCGCAGGAGGCCGCCCTCGCGGAGCGTCTTCGGCGGGTCCGCCGCGAGCGCGGCGTCCAACTCGGCGCGCACCCCCTCGGCCGCCTCGCGGTCCACGCCGTCCAGTACCTCGCTCACGGGCGAGGCCGCGAGGTCCGGGTCGGATTCGAGCGCGTCCGCGGCCTCCGGGAGCGTCGCCAGCGTCTCCCGGATTCGGAGCAGGTCAGTCGCGTCCGCGCGGCCGCCGGCCGCCCGGCTCGCGAGCCGTTCGAGGTCGTAGACGTCGCCGAGCACGTCTCGGAGCGCGTCCCGCGCGAGCGGCGCGTCAGCGAGCGCGCCCACGGCGGCTTGCCGACGTTCCAGTTCCGCGCGGTCCCGGAGTGGACGCGTCAGCCACGCCTGCAGCCGCCGACCGCCAGCAGCGGACACTGTGTGGTCGAGCGTCGCGAACAGCGAGCCCTCTCCATCTCCGCCCATCGTCGCCGTGAGTTCGAGGTTGCGCTGGGTCGTTGCGTCCAACTCCACGTGGTCGTCCGCGCGGTACGGCTGGAGCCGCGTCAGCGACGCCAGCACGCCCGCGTCCGTCGCCGCGACGTAGTCGATTGCCGCGCCCGCTGCTCGCGCTGCCGGACTGTCACTCGCGACGCCGAGGCTGTCGAGCGCTCCGTCGCCGAACTGCTCGCGCACGCTGTGGGCGGCCTTCCCGGGCGCGAACGACGCCGCCTCGTGGAGCGTCAGCGTCGCGTCCGCGCGCTCCCGGAGTGCCCCGAGGAAGTCGTCGTCGCTGCGCAACTCGGGACCGGGAAGCACTTCCTCGGGGCTGAAGCGGTGCAGTTCCGTCAGCGCGTCCGTCTCCGTCTCGGCGTCCGCGACGTGGAACTGGCCGGTCGTCACGTCCACGAACGCCAGCCCCCACGTCTCGTCGCGCACGACCGCCGCGAGGTAGCGGGCGTCCGCACCGGTCACGTCAACGAACGTTCCCGGGGTCGCGACCCGGGTGATTTCGCGCTCGATGTCGTCGGCGCCGTCCTCGATTTGGTCGGCGACGGCGACCCGGTAGCCGCGCTCGACGAGTGTCGCGACGTACGGCGTCAGGTCGTCGACAGGCACGCCCGCCATCGGGTACGACGACCCGTGCGCGGACTTCTCGGAGACCTGCAGGTCGAGGACGTCCGCGACCGTGCGCGCGTCCTCCGCGAAGAACTCGTAGAAGTCCCCGACCTGCATCGCCAGCAGGTCGGCGTCCGTCTCCTCCTTGAGGTCGAGGAACTCCTCGACTATGCCCATGGCTGGTTCCTCGCTCGCATCGTCGGAACCTCGCCGCGCGCCGCAAAGAACCCTCCGGACGCCGCCCGCCTACTCACCCCAGAATCGCTCGCGGCCGGTCTCGTAGGCGCCCCACAGCGGGTCGGATTCGGGTTCCGCGAGCGGGGCGCCGTCCACGGTGACGCGCTCGTTGTCCGCCGCCCCGACTTCCCCGACCTCCGCGGCCGGAATGCCCTCGCTTTCGAGCGCCGCCAGCACCGCGTCCACGCTGTCGGGCGCGACGGTCGCGACGACGGTGCCCTCGCTGGAGGTCGTCCACGGGTCGATGCCGAAGTAGTCGCAGACCTCGCGCACGCCCGGGATCACGGGGACGCGCTCGCGCTCGACTGCCAGCGAGACGCCGCTGGCGGCCGCGAGCTCGTGGAACGCGTTCGCAAGCCCGCGCTCGGTCGCGTCGTGCATCGCCGTCACCTCGCCGGCGGCCGCCGCGGTGAGCGCGTCCCGGACGGGGCTGACGTCCTCGAAGCGCTCGCGGGCGGCCGCCGCGGCGTCGGCGTCGATTGGGAGGTCGTCGCCGAACAGCACGCCGAGCACGCCCGTCGATTCGATTGCCGGCCCCTTCGTGACGACGACGCGGTCGCCGGGTCGTGCGCCCGTCGGCACCACGAGGTCGTCGGGGTCGCCGATAGAGAGCGCGGTTGCGCCGCCGACCGTCGGGAACGAACACCCCTCGTAGGTGCCCGTGTGGCCGGTCGTCAGGCTCGCGCCCAGCTTCTCGGCTTCCCGGTCGAAGACGTCCCAGATGGCGTCGAAC
Protein-coding sequences here:
- the mutS gene encoding DNA mismatch repair protein MutS, encoding MGIVEEFLDLKEETDADLLAMQVGDFYEFFAEDARTVADVLDLQVSEKSAHGSSYPMAGVPVDDLTPYVATLVERGYRVAVADQIEDGADDIEREITRVATPGTFVDVTGADARYLAAVVRDETWGLAFVDVTTGQFHVADAETETDALTELHRFSPEEVLPGPELRSDDDFLGALRERADATLTLHEAASFAPGKAAHSVREQFGDGALDSLGVASDSPAARAAGAAIDYVAATDAGVLASLTRLQPYRADDHVELDATTQRNLELTATMGGDGEGSLFATLDHTVSAAGGRRLQAWLTRPLRDRAELERRQAAVGALADAPLARDALRDVLGDVYDLERLASRAAGGRADATDLLRIRETLATLPEAADALESDPDLAASPVSEVLDGVDREAAEGVRAELDAALAADPPKTLREGGLLREGYDDELDELLREAREHEEWLDGLASREKDRLGITHLQVDRNKTDGYYVQVGKSETDAVPDEYREVKSLKNSTRYTTEELEERERRILRVEEERGDLEYELFDDLREWVGERAEALQRVGRALAELDALASLAEHAAANRWVRPDLVDGDDLEIEGGRHPVVEQTTEFVPNDARFGDGRRFLVVTGPNMSGKSTYMRQVALIVLLAQVGSYVPADSARIGVVDGIYTRVGALDELAQGRSTFMVEMQELSRILHAATERSLVILDEVGRGTATYDGISIAWAATEYLHNEVRAKTLFATHYHELTALADHLADVANVHVAAEERDGDVTFLRTVRDGATDRSYGVHVADLAGVPDPVVDRSREVLDRLRDEKAVEARGSASEPVQAVFDLESGEVKTGAESQPATGTESAADGGEADGLGSEAREVLDDLRDVDVNETPPVELLSRVQEWQRRLDE
- a CDS encoding AIR synthase family protein, translated to MDSGKASRRFFEEHVAGRTGAEREDVRLGPTYGADFGVVDVGDRVVAMATDPVFVLRDLGIERAAWFAFHICVSDVALSGLPPAHLAVDFNLPPDTSTETFDAIWDVFDREAEKLGASLTTGHTGTYEGCSFPTVGGATALSIGDPDDLVVPTGARPGDRVVVTKGPAIESTGVLGVLFGDDLPIDADAAAAARERFEDVSPVRDALTAAAAGEVTAMHDATERGLANAFHELAAASGVSLAVERERVPVIPGVREVCDYFGIDPWTTSSEGTVVATVAPDSVDAVLAALESEGIPAAEVGEVGAADNERVTVDGAPLAEPESDPLWGAYETGRERFWGE